Below is a genomic region from Neisseria arctica.
TTGCTATCGATAAATTGTTGGCTTTGTACCAATCCCAGTGCCTGCAGTTGGTCGCGATAACGTGCCGCTTCTTCGAAATTGAGGGAGGCTGCAGCCTTTTGCATTTTGTGTTGAAGTGTTTGAGTGAGCTCATCGGTTTTGCCGTTGAGAAATGTAACGGCCTCTTGTACGCTGGCTTTGTAATCTTCTTGGCTGATGTGTCCGACGCAGGGGCCTGAGCAGCGGCGGATTTGATAGAGCAGGCAAGCCCTGTCCCGGTGTTCGAAAACGCTGTCTTCACAGGTGCGGAGACGGAATACTTTTTGCAGAATTTGGATGCTGTCGCGTACGGCGTAACCGTTGGGGTAGGGGCCGAAATATTGGTTCGGTTTTTTAAGTGTGCCGCGGTAATAGGCCATTTGCGGGTAGTCGTGACCGCTGAGCATGAGATAAGGATAGCTTTTGTCGTCGCGAAATAAGATGTTGTATTTGGGTGAGAGGGCTTTGATGAAGTTGTTTTCCAAAATCAGAGCTTCGGCTTCACTGCGGGTAAGGGTGGTTTCCACCGAAGCAACTTGTTTGAGCATCAGTTTAATGCGCGGCGAATGGTCATTTTTTTGGAAATAGCTTGACACCCGCCTTTTCAAGTTGACGGCTTTCCCGACGTATAACACGTGTCCATCCCGGTCTAGCATGCGGTAAACACCTGGTAGGTTGGGTAGGTTTTTAAGAAAAATATCAATATCGAAAGTTTGGCTCACGGTGTGCGACGGATAGGTTTCAGACGGCATAAATAATACATTAATTCTTGGCAGCCGTCTGAAAACGGTGGAAGCCCGGAAAATCTTTTCCGGGCTTTATTGATATTGCGATGAAGTGGTTTTTGTTGTGTATTCAAGCTAAATCGAGTTTGTAAAAATTACGGGACAAACTTTACTTAAGATTTGTCCCGCATAAGCATAATAGATATGTTTACCGCTTGGCTATCAGTTGCAGAATTTGCTGATATCCGCGTCATAACGCTGTATGAGCTGATCGCGGTTGTTGCTGCGGGCACTCTCCGCAAACTGGCGGTTCATGCGGGCTGTTTTACAGTTGGCTTCGCGTTGCTGACGGTTTTCTTCTTCGATTTTTTTATTTTGCTCTTCTATTTGCCGGTTATGTTGCGCCACTTGGTTGCTGAGTTGTTGTTGCTGTTCGGCCAAGGATTCTCCGCTTACCGGTTCTGCTGCGGGAGCGGCAGGCGGCGGGGTGACGGTTTGGGTACGCACGTTCAGACGGCTGGCATGAGAAGGTTTGAGATTGCGTGGTACG
It encodes:
- a CDS encoding DUF4124 domain-containing protein, which produces MQLIKTAKILALGVLFASSSLYASEVFSWKNANGSTSYSDVPRNLKPSHASRLNVRTQTVTPPPAAPAAEPVSGESLAEQQQQLSNQVAQHNRQIEEQNKKIEEENRQQREANCKTARMNRQFAESARSNNRDQLIQRYDADISKFCN